Proteins encoded within one genomic window of Ptiloglossa arizonensis isolate GNS036 chromosome 3, iyPtiAriz1_principal, whole genome shotgun sequence:
- the LOC143144603 gene encoding apyrase-like codes for MQNYNIEAISYSRNRWQTLRAPHVYRVANSIFRTQSQYLALIFLLLTVPLFLLGFPLLHRSVRSLTSNQILTQCRYYKYNKTYPLTTPIRTSKGFTYKIAIVSDLDYDSKSLDKKNVWHSIMKTGTFFWNPVTNFLSIVWDDTNQVLTSSLTMEGRGMELSELVTFDGHLLSFDDRTGVVYSIERDQAYPWVILMDGNGKTSKGFKSEWATVKDEYLYVGSSGKEWTTHSGEFKNNNPLWIKIISPRGEIHSLNWISNYEQLRRAIDIEYPGYMIHESGTWSDIHKRWFFLPRRCSYERYNGTKDELMSCNVLLIADENFVDIEVVKIGNLTPMRGFSSFKFIPGSQDSVIVALKTEEYRGQTATYIMAFTIQGVILMSEIKVVDKKFEGLEFI; via the exons atgcaGAACTATAATATAGAAGCCATATCATATTCACGTAACCGGTGGCAAACATTACGTGCTCCGCATGTCTACAGAGTTGCCAATAGTATTTTTCGAACTCAAAGTCAATATTTGGCACTAATTTTCCTATTATTAACAGTTCCTCTATTTTTACTTGGATTTCCTTTATTGCATAGAAGTGTACGTTCTTTGACATCAAATCAGATTTTAACTCAGTGTCGATATTACAAGTATAATAAAACATACCCTTTAACGACTCCAATTAGAACATCAAAAGGTTTTACCTATAAAATAGCAATAGTAAGTGATCTCGATTATGATTCCAAAAGTTTAGACAAGAAGAATGTGTGGCATAGTATCATGAAAACTGGAACTTTCTTTTGGAATCCTGtgacaaattttctttccatcgtATGGGATGATACAAACCAGGTATTAACATCGTCCTTAACGATGGAAGGACGTGGCATGGAATTATCTGAATTAGTTACTTTTGATGGACATTTATTGTCTTTTGATGATCGCACAGGAGTAGTATATTCCATTGAAAGAGACCAAGCATATCCTTGGGTCATATTAATGGATGGTAACGGCAAAACTTCTAAAG GATTTAAGTCTGAATGGGCAACTGTTaaagatgaatatttatatgttGGTAGTTCTGGCAAAGAATGGACTACACATTCAGGagaatttaaaaacaataatCCATTgtggataaaaataatatccCCTCGTGGTGAAATTCATTCTTTGAATTGGATTTCAAATTATGAACAGTTAAGGCGAGCAATTGACATTGAGTACCCAG GTTATATGATTCATGAATCAGGAACCTGGAGTGATATACACAAAAGGTGGTTCTTTTTACCTAGACGATGTTCTTATGAACGCTATAATGGAACGAAGGATGAATTAATGAGTTGTAATGTTTTATTAATTGCAGacgaaaattttgtagataTCGAG GTTGTCAAAATTGGAAATTTAACTCCAATGAGAGGTTTCTCGAGCTTCAAATTTATACCAGGATCTCAAGACTCAGTTATTGTTGCTCTTAAAACTGAAGAATATCGAGGACAGACTGCCACATATATTATGGCATTCACAATTCAAGGAGTGATTTTAATGTCTGAAATTAAAGTGGTAGATAAGAAGTTTGAGGGTTTAGAATTTATATAA